The following are from one region of the Rhodopirellula sp. P2 genome:
- a CDS encoding JAB domain-containing protein, translated as MKKTNLAKPISGGCSENVNLTRSKNTVQLPLRFAPENDPPVSLCLPIWQSACPALQPRRYASVKRVSLVFEGSLRGRPCLTSTQEAMAFFKEYWNDNPANDQEKFVVACLDTKHRVQCVVVVTVGTLDASLVHPREVFKPAFIEGSSAVVLSHNHPSGNTTPSREDHEVTNRLTEAGKLLGITVLDHIIYGDGTEEVLSIRECN; from the coding sequence ATGAAGAAGACGAATCTGGCCAAGCCAATTAGTGGCGGCTGTTCAGAAAACGTAAACTTGACACGATCGAAGAACACAGTGCAGTTGCCCTTGCGGTTCGCCCCAGAAAACGACCCACCAGTCTCACTGTGTTTGCCGATATGGCAGAGTGCCTGTCCGGCTTTACAACCGAGACGGTACGCATCTGTCAAAAGGGTTTCGCTCGTATTTGAGGGATCATTGCGAGGAAGGCCATGTCTGACCAGTACGCAAGAGGCGATGGCGTTCTTCAAAGAGTACTGGAATGATAATCCCGCAAACGACCAAGAAAAGTTTGTCGTAGCGTGCCTCGATACGAAGCATCGCGTTCAATGCGTTGTTGTTGTGACGGTAGGCACGCTGGATGCCTCGCTGGTCCACCCCAGGGAAGTGTTCAAACCAGCATTCATCGAAGGTTCGTCTGCGGTGGTGTTGTCACACAATCATCCATCAGGAAACACAACGCCCAGCCGCGAAGATCACGAGGTCACCAACCGATTGACGGAGGCGGGAAAGCTGCTCGGGATTACTGTGCTAGATCACATCATCTACGGTGACGGCACAGAAGAGGTTTTGTCGATCCGCGAATGTAATTAA
- a CDS encoding aminotransferase class V-fold PLP-dependent enzyme, whose protein sequence is MLYLDTARLGQTSPSALETQVDFTRLTAEQPSSLYTDRFLAEGIEAAPNSWIERFPGLGRWRGIAELKKKVLAAADAPSGHEVAIASRSTLLMRTASWAMYRRCRNVLVTDLNWPAYQAEVADTAARTHQRYTVFSCRNELRRHQMSSERIVSEIAEHYKQHSCDGIFLPLVDNLGIKLPVKQIVAAISEIASPRFVLIDGAQALGHLPKIDVHDHCDIFIAGGHKWLRSGHPLGIAIYGRTRSRDYLSRCFNAADRANQIDDSLCRFVSALSEQSICNQYSETVNVSPLLSFRAALEDFPSASEVRHQHWRDQAVNQSRVRAVACRNGWTPQSGSKDFHSGILTIHPRKRPRERSRGDRLRRQLAEHAIAASCYGGGILRMSMPKLILEMEELQRIQFALDQCG, encoded by the coding sequence GTGCTCTATCTTGACACGGCCCGGCTTGGACAGACCTCGCCGAGTGCCCTCGAAACGCAAGTCGACTTCACTCGGCTCACTGCCGAACAACCGTCCAGCCTGTACACAGATCGTTTTCTTGCCGAAGGCATCGAGGCTGCTCCCAATTCATGGATTGAACGCTTTCCCGGCCTGGGGCGCTGGCGCGGCATTGCAGAGCTCAAGAAAAAGGTTCTCGCAGCCGCAGATGCGCCGAGCGGGCACGAAGTTGCGATTGCGAGCCGATCAACGCTGTTGATGCGAACGGCGTCGTGGGCGATGTATCGACGCTGCCGGAACGTCCTGGTGACTGACCTCAACTGGCCAGCGTATCAAGCAGAAGTTGCCGACACGGCGGCGCGTACTCATCAGCGATACACCGTATTCTCGTGTCGGAATGAGCTGAGACGCCATCAGATGTCGAGCGAACGCATCGTCAGCGAAATTGCCGAGCACTACAAGCAGCACAGTTGTGATGGCATCTTCCTGCCGTTGGTCGACAACTTGGGCATCAAGCTTCCTGTCAAGCAAATCGTAGCAGCAATCAGCGAAATTGCGTCACCGCGGTTTGTACTGATCGACGGAGCACAAGCGCTGGGTCATCTCCCGAAAATCGATGTTCATGATCATTGCGACATCTTCATCGCAGGCGGACACAAGTGGTTGCGGTCTGGCCATCCGCTAGGCATTGCCATCTACGGTCGTACCCGATCACGAGACTACTTGAGTCGATGCTTCAACGCCGCCGATCGAGCGAACCAAATCGACGATTCACTCTGTCGATTCGTATCCGCCCTTTCGGAACAATCAATATGTAACCAATATTCTGAGACAGTCAATGTTTCGCCGCTGCTTTCCTTCCGAGCAGCCCTCGAAGACTTTCCGTCCGCAAGCGAAGTAAGGCATCAACACTGGCGAGACCAAGCCGTGAACCAATCACGCGTTCGTGCAGTCGCCTGCAGGAATGGATGGACGCCCCAAAGCGGGAGCAAGGATTTTCATAGCGGAATCCTGACGATACATCCACGAAAAAGGCCGCGAGAGAGGTCTCGTGGAGACCGTCTGAGGCGCCAACTGGCCGAACATGCGATTGCAGCCTCATGCTACGGCGGTGGCATCCTACGGATGTCGATGCCAAAACTCATCTTAGAAATGGAGGAGTTGCAGAGAATCCAATTCGCGCTAGATCAATGCGGATGA